The Lysinibacillus pakistanensis genome includes a window with the following:
- a CDS encoding aldo/keto reductase family protein, which yields MEFSKLGNSGLTISKIAYGNWINHGGKVDEDTAKECVKAALDVGITTFDTADVYSDTKAEEILGRSLQGIRRESIELCTKVCHPIGTGQNDKGLSRKHILENCHASLRRLQTDYIDVYYAHRFDPTTPLEETMLAFADLVRQGKVLYIGVSEWTAEQITRGAALSMELNIPLIASQPQYSMLWRVIESDVIPTCQREGLGQVVWSPLAQGVLTGKYLPRKPVPTQSRANSLAGKPFFHKLAQRWMNDNVLTAIQKLKPIAQEIDLTLAQLAVAWVLQNQNVSSAIIGASSPEQVRENALASGVKIDIEIMNQIDKILEGCVEYDPSKTG from the coding sequence ATGGAGTTTAGTAAACTTGGCAATAGCGGATTAACAATTAGCAAGATTGCATACGGAAATTGGATAAATCATGGGGGTAAAGTAGATGAGGATACTGCAAAAGAGTGTGTTAAAGCAGCACTAGATGTCGGTATAACAACATTCGATACTGCTGATGTTTATTCAGACACTAAAGCTGAAGAAATACTTGGCAGGTCTTTACAAGGTATACGACGCGAGAGCATTGAACTATGTACAAAGGTGTGTCATCCGATTGGAACTGGGCAAAACGATAAAGGTTTATCTCGAAAACATATTCTAGAAAATTGTCATGCATCTCTGCGTCGGTTACAGACCGACTATATAGATGTCTATTATGCACACAGATTTGACCCAACTACTCCTCTTGAAGAAACGATGCTAGCATTCGCAGATCTTGTAAGACAAGGTAAAGTGCTTTATATCGGTGTAAGTGAGTGGACAGCAGAACAAATCACCCGTGGTGCAGCACTTTCAATGGAATTGAATATTCCGCTCATCGCTAGCCAACCCCAGTATTCAATGTTGTGGAGAGTTATCGAAAGCGATGTGATACCAACCTGTCAGCGTGAGGGACTTGGGCAAGTAGTATGGTCACCTCTTGCACAAGGTGTTCTCACTGGAAAATATCTACCCCGAAAACCAGTACCAACTCAATCACGTGCTAATTCTCTTGCTGGCAAACCATTTTTTCATAAACTTGCACAACGTTGGATGAACGACAATGTGCTCACTGCTATCCAAAAGCTTAAACCTATTGCACAAGAGATTGATCTTACCCTCGCTCAACTCGCAGTAGCTTGGGTATTACAAAACCAGAACGTTTCCTCAGCAATTATCGGAGCCTCGAGCCCAGAACAGGTTAGAGAGAATGCGCTCGCTTCTGGTGTCAAGATAGACATTGAAATAATGAATCAAATTGACAAAATATTAGAAGGTTGCGTTGAGTACGATCCGAGTAAAACAGGTTAA
- a CDS encoding LysR substrate-binding domain-containing protein has protein sequence MDIRKMRYFIMVAEELNFSRAAERLRMAQPPLSQEIRKLEEELGVQLFHRTKRMVELTDAGKVFLEGSQQTLFQLERTIKETQLAAEGKIGNLIIGFVDSTEIVIEVLNKFRERFPKIHLVLREMTTEQQLKALYEKQIQIGFIRSKQNNGILSSEVCSEESLRLVLHQDHPFASLPEIPLQLLIDEPFILFPRQMGPNFYDLIISYFWEHGVSLNVVQEAIQMQTIVNLVATGMGVSVVPSSVESYKRPGVIYKKIQETTPKVNLYVGWREDEKSAVVDHFLTVVREVYSIFQFDHQK, from the coding sequence ATGGATATTAGGAAAATGCGATATTTTATAATGGTCGCAGAAGAATTGAATTTTAGTCGTGCAGCAGAACGTCTTAGGATGGCACAACCTCCTCTAAGCCAAGAAATTCGTAAATTAGAAGAAGAATTAGGAGTTCAACTTTTTCATCGCACAAAAAGAATGGTTGAACTTACAGATGCTGGGAAGGTATTTTTAGAAGGATCTCAACAAACACTGTTTCAATTAGAAAGAACCATAAAAGAAACACAACTTGCAGCTGAAGGGAAAATAGGGAACTTAATCATCGGTTTTGTCGATTCCACAGAAATTGTTATAGAAGTGCTTAATAAATTTCGAGAACGCTTTCCTAAAATCCATCTTGTATTACGTGAAATGACAACGGAGCAGCAATTAAAAGCACTTTATGAGAAACAAATTCAAATTGGATTTATTCGTTCTAAACAGAACAATGGAATACTATCTTCTGAAGTTTGTTCTGAAGAATCTTTAAGACTGGTTTTACATCAAGATCACCCTTTCGCCTCATTGCCCGAAATTCCACTCCAATTGTTAATTGATGAACCATTTATTTTGTTTCCACGTCAAATGGGTCCAAATTTTTATGATTTAATTATTAGCTACTTTTGGGAGCATGGTGTAAGTTTAAATGTTGTTCAAGAAGCAATTCAAATGCAAACTATTGTTAATTTAGTTGCAACAGGAATGGGAGTTTCTGTCGTTCCATCATCGGTGGAAAGTTATAAACGTCCTGGGGTAATCTATAAAAAAATCCAAGAGACTACACCAAAAGTAAATCTATATGTTGGATGGAGAGAAGATGAAAAATCTGCAGTAGTAGATCATTTCTTAACAGTTGTTAGAGAGGTGTATTCGATTTTCCAATTTGATCACCAAAAATAA
- a CDS encoding BTAD domain-containing putative transcriptional regulator, which produces MRKLKRCLEYTCTFILSGAGYGKTTILTQFLHTESSKFSWYSVSEEDDNLLPFLRHLFFSIKRVVPGFGQEFDAWNQLSRFPKIEELNRLYKLFVNSLCEIEESILIVIDDYHQVDHEFHINYVMEKIIEFSPPNTHFFIASRTLPNWDITRKLKLQKKLLVISEAELAFSSEEIAVFFEDYVDVHLVKDEISKVLEITEGWAISISLLAEQWNNETLDQWLNISTNDLFAYLSEEVFLKMTAFEQEVLLSLAIFPTFSEEFIARFYGLEVAEALKQFVQRHLFIQPMTTDGLYRFHALFSRFLELKWQQDSLKYIALHKQAALYYVKQNNIHAVLYHAFRTNDHYFCGELLQNYAEDLIRAGQFEWLLEKIYRFTAEEKTKYYKLYFFEGECHRYRAYYEKAKQAYEWCSEIAKHKNDYLFMTKAQAGLAHIYLDTIQPALAEPHLKRALELANQTPLNNEELLELQRQYTENLVNLGKAKGAQIFTEEVALTEEVLQRANVDVRILLRTGKLLEAKYLLAKRLELPPQLVATHRESELLVSFVYALLGLGTDAWYAAQLGIRRGQRERSIFIEAVGYIRKAHALLLIDFPDYQGACEAYEKALTLMNTINISRVKAEPFMGLAIVKHAQGDILSAKKYVALGLQETEQVQDTWMTALILIAEVKIILSQHEFERAQQLLRKAQQLFLDCGDRNGEMHVLFYHSIIAFYENNALQFNVNFQQFAQICMSNGYEYFLQRKTILGPFNRMIFYELLQYSKKCDGENVAILAMRRYFQVEESIVYPQDEVQVNFLGSLDLIRKDRKLEDKEWQRDKSKELFVYLYCHRNRYTPKEEIAQALWPERKADSLDRDFKVVLNALLKVLEPNRNARQDSFFIQRKNNMYQLQHIHFLQIDVERFLYYYELGMEEFDPQLSNEWLLLAEISYTDVLYAEKKQLDWLIQDREKLQSLYIEVLERLAQNATRQQNYKQAIFYAEKMLREDALWEEGYRLLMYSYYQLQNRSLALKWYQKCVQQLKKELNTTPMESTMVVYDLIIG; this is translated from the coding sequence ATGAGAAAATTAAAAAGGTGCCTAGAATACACTTGTACATTTATTCTTAGTGGTGCTGGATATGGCAAAACAACCATCCTTACACAATTTCTACACACAGAATCAAGCAAATTTTCTTGGTATAGTGTGTCCGAGGAAGATGACAATTTATTACCCTTTTTAAGGCATTTATTTTTTAGTATAAAACGAGTTGTTCCGGGTTTCGGTCAAGAATTTGATGCATGGAATCAATTATCACGCTTTCCGAAAATAGAAGAACTTAATCGCTTGTATAAATTATTTGTTAATAGCTTATGTGAAATCGAAGAATCGATTTTAATTGTCATAGACGACTACCATCAAGTGGACCATGAATTTCATATTAATTATGTTATGGAAAAAATAATAGAGTTTTCACCTCCAAATACTCATTTCTTTATCGCTTCTAGAACTTTGCCAAATTGGGATATTACAAGAAAACTAAAGCTACAAAAAAAATTACTCGTTATTTCTGAAGCAGAATTAGCATTTTCTTCGGAGGAAATTGCTGTTTTTTTCGAGGATTATGTAGATGTGCACTTAGTAAAGGATGAAATTTCTAAAGTTTTAGAAATTACAGAAGGTTGGGCAATTAGTATTTCCTTATTGGCAGAACAATGGAACAATGAGACATTAGATCAATGGTTAAACATATCTACAAATGATCTTTTTGCTTATTTATCGGAGGAAGTTTTTTTAAAGATGACAGCATTTGAGCAAGAAGTATTATTAAGCTTGGCGATTTTTCCTACTTTCTCAGAGGAATTCATTGCCCGCTTTTATGGCTTGGAGGTAGCGGAGGCGTTAAAACAATTTGTACAACGGCACCTATTTATTCAACCAATGACAACGGATGGATTATATCGTTTCCATGCCTTGTTTAGTCGATTTTTGGAGCTAAAATGGCAACAAGACTCTTTAAAATATATTGCATTACATAAACAAGCAGCATTGTATTATGTAAAACAAAACAATATACATGCAGTTCTCTATCATGCATTTAGAACGAATGATCACTATTTTTGTGGTGAACTATTACAAAATTATGCTGAAGACCTTATACGGGCTGGCCAGTTTGAGTGGCTATTAGAAAAAATCTATCGTTTTACTGCCGAGGAAAAAACGAAATACTATAAATTATATTTTTTTGAGGGCGAATGCCATCGCTATCGTGCGTATTATGAAAAAGCAAAGCAAGCGTACGAATGGTGTTCGGAAATAGCGAAACATAAAAATGACTATCTCTTTATGACGAAGGCACAGGCAGGATTAGCACATATTTATCTCGATACAATCCAGCCAGCATTAGCAGAGCCGCATTTAAAAAGAGCATTAGAATTAGCGAACCAGACACCGTTAAACAATGAAGAACTGCTAGAATTGCAACGACAATATACTGAAAATTTAGTGAATTTAGGAAAAGCAAAAGGTGCACAAATATTTACGGAGGAGGTTGCTTTGACAGAGGAAGTGCTACAAAGAGCGAATGTCGATGTTCGAATATTGTTAAGAACGGGAAAGTTACTGGAGGCAAAGTATTTACTTGCAAAAAGATTGGAATTACCGCCACAGCTTGTAGCGACACATAGAGAAAGTGAGCTGTTAGTATCATTTGTCTATGCGCTATTAGGTCTGGGCACGGATGCTTGGTATGCTGCTCAGCTTGGGATTCGTAGAGGGCAACGTGAAAGGTCTATTTTTATTGAGGCTGTTGGTTATATTCGAAAAGCACATGCTTTACTATTAATAGATTTTCCAGACTATCAGGGGGCTTGCGAGGCTTATGAGAAAGCCCTTACATTGATGAATACGATTAATATTTCACGCGTGAAAGCTGAACCATTTATGGGTTTAGCGATTGTTAAACATGCGCAAGGAGATATCCTATCAGCTAAAAAATATGTAGCACTTGGCTTACAGGAAACGGAGCAGGTTCAGGATACTTGGATGACCGCTCTTATATTAATTGCAGAGGTGAAGATCATTCTTTCTCAGCATGAATTTGAGCGGGCACAGCAATTATTGCGGAAGGCTCAGCAATTATTTCTAGACTGTGGCGATCGAAATGGGGAGATGCATGTTTTATTTTATCATTCGATTATTGCTTTTTATGAAAATAATGCCTTGCAATTTAATGTGAATTTTCAGCAGTTTGCTCAAATATGTATGTCAAATGGTTATGAGTATTTTTTACAGAGAAAAACTATTCTCGGGCCATTCAATAGGATGATATTTTATGAACTTTTACAATATAGTAAAAAATGTGATGGTGAAAATGTGGCTATTTTGGCAATGCGTCGCTATTTTCAAGTAGAGGAAAGTATTGTTTATCCGCAAGATGAGGTGCAGGTAAATTTTTTAGGAAGTTTAGACTTAATTAGAAAGGATCGAAAGTTAGAGGATAAAGAATGGCAGCGCGATAAATCGAAGGAGCTCTTCGTCTATTTATACTGTCACCGAAATAGGTATACACCAAAGGAAGAGATTGCTCAGGCATTATGGCCAGAGCGGAAGGCTGATTCACTAGACCGAGATTTTAAAGTAGTATTAAACGCTTTATTAAAGGTCCTTGAGCCAAATCGAAATGCCCGTCAAGATAGCTTTTTTATTCAGCGAAAAAATAATATGTATCAATTACAGCATATTCATTTTTTGCAGATCGATGTTGAACGCTTTCTCTATTATTATGAGTTAGGAATGGAGGAGTTTGATCCACAATTATCAAACGAATGGCTTTTACTTGCTGAAATAAGTTATACAGATGTACTCTATGCCGAAAAAAAGCAGTTAGATTGGCTCATTCAGGATCGTGAAAAGCTGCAATCGTTATATATTGAAGTACTAGAAAGATTAGCGCAAAATGCGACGAGACAACAAAACTATAAACAAGCCATTTTTTATGCGGAAAAAATGCTGCGAGAGGATGCATTATGGGAAGAGGGCTATCGGCTATTAATGTATAGTTACTATCAATTACAAAACCGCTCTCTTGCATTAAAATGGTACCAAAAATGTGTGCAACAATTAAAAAAAGAACTTAATACAACGCCAATGGAATCAACGATGGTTGTTTATGACTTAATTATAGGTTAA
- a CDS encoding transposase yields MSKYDYEFKKKVVEAYFQGEGGYRHLALQFGISGHGVVRIWLKQVAALGFDSLRKRARHAGYTIQFKLDVINY; encoded by the coding sequence TTGTCAAAGTACGATTATGAGTTTAAAAAGAAAGTTGTGGAAGCTTATTTTCAAGGTGAGGGTGGTTATAGACATTTAGCCCTTCAATTTGGAATTTCGGGTCATGGAGTGGTTAGAATATGGTTAAAACAGGTAGCTGCATTAGGATTTGATTCTCTTAGAAAACGGGCAAGACATGCAGGTTACACTATTCAATTCAAATTAGATGTCATAAACTATTAA
- a CDS encoding DUF4275 family protein, with product MIRDKIDKILDCLPEEELENVFWSIVFIQEEYIYKQNLREKGVVIKLVNEAEEIIDLWDKTFAQNISENLKEEIYYDQFKWHIFSYEKQKCLEKEVARKAFDTLSKEAFYVMYQDSPIIFLYTNANEVISRDFDTQQDIYIFDKNFTWTYVHTHESMCGPYLYKIN from the coding sequence ATGATTAGAGATAAAATTGATAAAATCTTAGACTGTTTACCAGAAGAAGAATTAGAAAATGTTTTTTGGTCAATAGTTTTTATACAAGAAGAGTATATATATAAACAAAACTTACGTGAAAAAGGTGTCGTCATAAAATTAGTTAATGAAGCAGAGGAAATTATTGATTTATGGGATAAGACATTCGCACAAAACATTAGTGAAAACTTAAAAGAAGAAATATATTATGATCAGTTTAAATGGCATATTTTCAGTTATGAGAAGCAAAAATGCTTGGAAAAAGAAGTGGCCAGAAAAGCATTTGATACTTTATCTAAAGAAGCATTTTATGTAATGTATCAAGATTCACCAATAATATTCCTTTATACAAATGCTAATGAAGTGATATCGAGGGATTTTGATACACAACAAGATATTTATATATTTGATAAAAACTTTACTTGGACATATGTTCATACACATGAATCAATGTGTGGTCCATATCTTTATAAGATAAATTGA
- a CDS encoding cytochrome c biogenesis CcdA family protein, whose translation MQADISIVLAFGAGLLTFLSPCVFPLYPAFLSYITGLSVQEIQQGQIRSRKEAIFHTIFFLMGFSIIYLVLGLGTAEGATKIESWYFQYGDLIRQIGAILMIIFGLITVGLLQPSFMMKEHKLHIKNKPAGYFGSSLIGLAFAIGWTPCTGPILAATLALVGTNPSQGLWYMAAYIIGFSMPFLLMAFFISKFNWLRKYSGIFMKVGGGIMIAMGIILFFDKFTLINSLLQPIFGDFQGF comes from the coding sequence ATGCAGGCGGATATTTCTATTGTTTTGGCATTTGGAGCTGGATTACTTACGTTTCTTTCACCTTGTGTCTTTCCATTATACCCTGCTTTCTTGTCTTATATCACAGGTTTGAGCGTCCAAGAAATACAGCAAGGGCAAATAAGAAGCAGAAAAGAAGCAATATTTCATACGATTTTCTTTTTAATGGGATTCTCGATTATTTACTTAGTGTTAGGTTTAGGAACAGCTGAAGGGGCAACAAAAATAGAAAGTTGGTATTTCCAATACGGTGATTTGATTAGGCAAATTGGTGCCATTTTAATGATCATCTTTGGATTGATTACAGTAGGACTTTTACAGCCTTCATTTATGATGAAGGAACACAAATTACATATTAAAAATAAACCTGCGGGCTATTTTGGCTCAAGTTTGATCGGGCTAGCCTTTGCAATCGGCTGGACGCCTTGTACGGGCCCAATCCTTGCAGCTACTTTGGCTTTAGTTGGAACAAATCCATCACAAGGGTTATGGTATATGGCTGCCTATATCATCGGCTTTAGCATGCCATTTTTATTAATGGCTTTCTTCATTTCAAAATTCAATTGGCTTAGAAAATACAGTGGAATATTTATGAAAGTGGGTGGCGGTATTATGATTGCCATGGGTATTATTCTCTTTTTCGATAAGTTCACACTAATTAATTCATTATTACAACCTATTTTTGGAGATTTTCAAGGATTTTAA
- a CDS encoding sigma factor gives MAWGYVKDPYLVENIVEEIFLKYIIHLDQHQDKWTIKAWLYTVRKNQCKDYLRTKYCKYGGSYT, from the coding sequence ATAGCTTGGGGATATGTAAAAGACCCGTACCTTGTAGAAAATATTGTTGAAGAAATTTTTCTTAAATACATCATTCACCTTGACCAACATCAAGATAAGTGGACGATTAAAGCATGGTTATATACAGTCAGGAAAAACCAATGTAAAGACTATCTGAGAACGAAGTATTGTAAATATGGGGGTTCCTACACATGA
- a CDS encoding PH domain-containing protein codes for MTKTKRYHPLLILFNLWKLVKNSIFFVIYLFVIKADSESNFVIYGRIIFFLAFGISLISIILKWFTHKYELDDRSFHLYKGFFSKSERTIPFSKIQNVNRHTSLLHRIFKVTSTNFETGMRGEEAAVKFEVISQIEADRIEAHITSASRHELTTINSNNDNIELSSKMDTENVNLNRTIHFKPTKSDILKASFTSLSFFILFPLIGSFYFKINQIFHVEEEVEGIFMSIMSSGWMMTIIITVLVIVSATFGIVRTFLKYGKYQISSDHDRIYITKGVIEETTFSISKEKVQAIEIKQSIMKRLLGLAEVKLTSAGSLSSGEDTLEINSLYPFLPVKRAYEMVSEILPSYEVTTKMIRLPRKSLWVRLFKPSWIWIITTAVLFYFKPSILEVEQAWWILPAVLFILIAVSRLLDFCNTRYIMNDQFIQFKTGSLTTSLFLSKRDKIIEVKVTRNIVQQMVGLASIRTINRAKPVHHTGVDDVPLELAASLYQWYMKRRNEIKVE; via the coding sequence ATGACGAAGACAAAAAGATACCATCCACTTCTCATTCTTTTTAATTTATGGAAATTAGTCAAAAACTCCATTTTTTTTGTAATTTATTTATTCGTGATAAAAGCTGATTCGGAATCTAACTTCGTAATATACGGTAGGATTATTTTTTTCCTAGCTTTTGGAATTTCACTTATATCAATTATATTGAAGTGGTTCACCCATAAATACGAACTCGATGATAGATCATTTCACCTTTACAAAGGATTTTTCAGTAAATCTGAGCGAACTATTCCTTTTTCTAAAATTCAAAACGTGAATCGACATACATCTTTACTCCACCGGATTTTTAAAGTGACTTCGACTAATTTTGAAACGGGAATGAGGGGTGAGGAAGCTGCTGTAAAATTTGAAGTGATTTCTCAAATAGAAGCAGATCGAATAGAAGCACATATAACAAGTGCTAGCCGCCATGAATTAACCACCATTAATTCTAACAATGACAATATTGAATTATCTTCTAAAATGGATACAGAAAATGTGAATTTGAATCGAACCATTCATTTTAAGCCGACGAAAAGTGACATTTTAAAAGCCTCCTTTACATCGCTAAGCTTTTTTATTCTTTTTCCTTTAATTGGTTCTTTTTATTTTAAAATCAATCAAATTTTTCATGTGGAAGAAGAAGTCGAAGGAATTTTTATGAGTATAATGAGCTCTGGGTGGATGATGACGATCATTATCACTGTACTCGTCATTGTTTCTGCTACTTTCGGTATCGTTCGGACATTTTTAAAATATGGGAAATATCAAATCTCCTCAGACCATGATCGTATTTACATTACGAAAGGTGTAATCGAAGAAACTACTTTTTCAATATCCAAAGAAAAAGTGCAGGCAATTGAAATTAAGCAGTCCATCATGAAACGATTGCTTGGACTTGCCGAAGTGAAGCTGACCAGTGCAGGCAGTTTGAGTTCTGGCGAAGATACACTTGAAATCAATTCACTCTATCCATTTTTACCTGTTAAACGGGCATATGAAATGGTTTCGGAAATATTACCATCTTATGAAGTAACAACAAAGATGATTCGTCTCCCTAGAAAATCCCTATGGGTGCGCTTATTTAAGCCAAGTTGGATCTGGATCATTACAACGGCAGTTCTATTTTATTTCAAACCAAGTATTCTAGAAGTGGAGCAAGCTTGGTGGATCTTACCTGCTGTCCTGTTTATTCTTATTGCAGTATCAAGATTGCTAGATTTCTGTAATACTCGATACATTATGAACGATCAATTTATTCAATTCAAAACAGGGAGTCTGACCACTTCTTTATTCTTATCAAAACGAGATAAAATCATTGAAGTGAAAGTAACTCGGAACATTGTTCAACAAATGGTTGGTCTGGCATCTATCAGAACAATTAATCGAGCTAAACCGGTACATCATACTGGTGTTGACGATGTACCATTAGAACTAGCTGCCTCGCTTTACCAATGGTATATGAAACGTAGAAATGAAATCAAAGTCGAATGA
- a CDS encoding PH domain-containing protein — MYSQTNAPQKRLSKDAVKVWLISEMITNLIGFMIIGILLYLDYRFLWKEWIDWILIGITVIAVLGAAWSFINPFLLYKNWRYDVDEEFLQLKSGVLYEEHQLVPMTKIQSVATKQGPLLRKYGLCSISIETMGSSHIIPALPKDVAIKLRNQIAHYAKIKEVES, encoded by the coding sequence ATGTATTCTCAAACGAATGCACCTCAAAAAAGATTATCCAAGGATGCGGTCAAAGTATGGTTAATAAGTGAAATGATCACGAATCTAATCGGATTCATGATTATTGGGATTTTACTTTACTTAGATTACCGTTTTTTATGGAAAGAATGGATTGATTGGATTTTGATTGGTATAACAGTGATCGCTGTGCTAGGAGCAGCTTGGTCATTTATCAACCCGTTTTTACTTTATAAAAACTGGCGTTATGATGTAGATGAAGAGTTTTTACAATTAAAATCAGGCGTATTATATGAAGAGCATCAACTTGTCCCAATGACAAAAATTCAATCGGTTGCAACTAAACAAGGACCGTTACTTAGAAAATATGGACTTTGCTCAATTTCAATTGAAACAATGGGGTCATCACACATAATTCCTGCCCTACCTAAAGATGTAGCTATTAAGTTAAGGAATCAGATTGCTCATTATGCAAAAATTAAGGAAGTAGAATCATGA